A region of Flavobacterium album DNA encodes the following proteins:
- a CDS encoding agmatine deiminase family protein — translation MDIHSDNTPKKLGFSFPAEFSEQRAMWLSWPHKEASWPGKLHTIYKPYCEFILQVSRHQTVCINVADEEMKRFALSELERFLPLVPEGRLGEVSFYFHPTNDAWCRDHGPAFVVNKETGEKAIVDWGYNAWGDKYPPYDLDDVIPTKIGQALNHKVFHPGIVMEGGSVEFNGKGTLLTTTACLLNENRNPHLSKEQIEEYLKEYYGVEHILWLGDGIVGDDTDGHIDDITRFVNEDTVVTVVEEDENDENYHLLQENLELLKTMKLQDGSPLNIIELPMAKAVVYEDQRLPASYANFYIANKSVIVPVFNDEVNDAKALDILRKCFPDREVIGIDSTDLIWGLGSFHCLSQQEPL, via the coding sequence ATGGATATCCATTCAGACAATACACCTAAAAAGTTAGGCTTTTCCTTCCCTGCAGAGTTTTCCGAACAACGCGCCATGTGGCTTTCGTGGCCGCATAAGGAAGCGTCATGGCCGGGAAAATTACATACGATATACAAACCATACTGCGAATTTATTTTGCAGGTTTCGCGCCACCAGACGGTATGCATCAATGTGGCCGATGAAGAAATGAAGCGCTTTGCACTTTCTGAGCTGGAGCGTTTCCTGCCATTGGTACCGGAAGGCCGTTTGGGTGAGGTAAGCTTTTACTTCCACCCTACCAATGATGCTTGGTGCCGCGACCACGGGCCGGCTTTCGTGGTAAATAAAGAAACCGGCGAAAAAGCCATTGTCGACTGGGGCTATAATGCATGGGGCGACAAGTACCCTCCCTACGATCTTGACGATGTGATTCCGACAAAAATAGGCCAAGCGCTTAACCATAAAGTTTTCCATCCGGGTATCGTGATGGAAGGTGGCAGCGTGGAGTTTAACGGTAAAGGCACACTGCTTACTACCACAGCATGCTTATTAAATGAGAACCGCAATCCGCACCTTTCTAAGGAACAGATCGAGGAATACCTTAAAGAATATTATGGCGTTGAGCATATATTATGGCTCGGCGATGGCATTGTGGGTGATGACACCGATGGCCATATTGATGATATTACCCGCTTTGTCAACGAAGATACTGTGGTGACGGTTGTAGAGGAAGATGAAAACGACGAAAATTACCACCTCCTTCAGGAAAACCTGGAATTATTAAAAACGATGAAGCTACAGGATGGCAGCCCATTAAATATAATAGAGTTGCCCATGGCTAAAGCAGTGGTTTACGAAGACCAAAGGCTTCCGGCGTCCTACGCTAATTTTTACATTGCCAACAAGAGCGTGATCGTCCCGGTCTTCAATGATGAAGTGAATGACGCAAAAGCGCTAGATATACTGAGAAAATGTTTTCCTGACAGAGAGGTCATCGGTATAGATTCCACCGACCTGATATGGGGACTGGGTAGCTTTCACTGCCTCAGCCAGCAGGAGCCTCTTTAG
- a CDS encoding OmpA family protein → MKRLFLLLALCLTLFATAQEKFTVYFDFDIDEANNPSAVSLSAWINTHKDIEIQKIYGYADSIGNALYNQNLSERRAMHVYEKLKEGGLDVANTEEKGFGESESFAADRAMDRKVVLYFRQKPIVVVKKPEPVVTELTKKMNEAVKGDKIVVPKLYFYDNSDIVLPESRPVLYELLTIMKNNPNLRIDIQGHICCQKIETNQISQKRALAVYAFLKNNGIDRMRLSYQSFGSSRPVYPLPEKSEEEKTANRRVEIEIVAN, encoded by the coding sequence ATGAAGCGCCTATTCTTACTATTGGCACTATGCCTTACACTATTTGCCACTGCCCAGGAGAAATTTACCGTTTATTTCGATTTTGATATAGATGAAGCGAACAACCCTTCTGCCGTAAGCCTTTCAGCATGGATAAATACGCACAAAGACATCGAGATACAGAAGATATATGGATATGCCGACAGCATTGGGAATGCGTTGTATAATCAGAACCTTTCGGAACGCAGGGCAATGCATGTTTATGAAAAGCTCAAAGAAGGCGGCCTTGATGTAGCTAATACCGAGGAAAAAGGTTTTGGCGAAAGCGAATCATTCGCTGCCGACAGGGCGATGGACAGGAAAGTGGTTTTATACTTCAGGCAAAAGCCAATCGTGGTTGTGAAAAAACCGGAGCCTGTCGTGACAGAACTCACAAAAAAGATGAACGAAGCAGTTAAAGGCGATAAAATAGTAGTACCGAAACTATATTTTTACGATAATTCCGACATCGTGCTGCCTGAATCAAGGCCAGTGCTGTACGAATTGCTCACCATTATGAAGAACAATCCCAACCTAAGGATCGATATTCAGGGTCATATCTGCTGCCAGAAAATTGAGACAAACCAAATATCGCAAAAGAGGGCGTTGGCCGTATATGCATTTTTAAAGAACAACGGTATCGACAGGATGAGGCTTTCCTACCAAAGCTTCGGCAGCAGCCGGCCGGTGTACCCATTGCCTGAAAAGAGCGAGGAAGAGAAGACGGCTAACAGAAGGGTAGAGATAGAGATAGTTGCTAATTAG
- a CDS encoding carbon-nitrogen hydrolase: MSKVKVGLVQMSCVAEKQPNLEKAIREVRNAAAKGAQIVCLQELFTSLYFCDVEDYENFKLAESIPGPSTTALSEVAKELNVVIIASLFEKRAEGLYHNTTAVIDADGEYLGKYRKMHIPDDPAFYEKFYFTPGDLGYKVFQTKFAKIGVLICWDQWYPEASRITALMGAEIMFYPTAIGWATSQDEETNKEQYDAWQTIQRSHAVANGVHVVSVNRVGFEQDGAMKFWGGSFVANPHGKLMYLASHDNEETTVVELDTQATDHYRTHWPFLRDRRIDSYQPITKRYIDGD, encoded by the coding sequence ATGAGTAAAGTAAAAGTAGGATTAGTACAGATGAGCTGTGTTGCCGAAAAGCAGCCCAACCTCGAAAAAGCGATTAGGGAAGTGCGCAATGCCGCCGCAAAGGGTGCGCAGATTGTGTGCCTCCAGGAATTGTTCACCTCGCTGTATTTTTGCGATGTAGAGGATTATGAGAACTTCAAGCTGGCAGAATCTATTCCCGGCCCATCCACCACAGCGCTTAGCGAAGTGGCGAAAGAACTCAATGTAGTGATTATTGCCTCATTGTTCGAGAAACGTGCCGAAGGCCTGTACCATAATACTACCGCGGTTATTGATGCCGATGGAGAGTACCTTGGTAAATACCGCAAGATGCACATCCCGGATGACCCGGCCTTTTACGAGAAATTCTATTTCACTCCTGGCGACCTGGGATACAAAGTGTTCCAGACCAAGTTTGCCAAAATAGGCGTGCTTATCTGCTGGGACCAGTGGTACCCGGAAGCAAGCCGCATCACTGCGCTTATGGGTGCCGAGATCATGTTCTACCCTACTGCTATAGGGTGGGCCACCTCGCAGGATGAAGAGACTAATAAAGAGCAATACGATGCATGGCAAACCATTCAGCGCTCGCATGCCGTGGCCAATGGCGTACACGTTGTGAGCGTGAACCGTGTAGGCTTTGAGCAGGATGGCGCTATGAAATTCTGGGGTGGCAGCTTTGTTGCCAATCCGCATGGCAAGCTTATGTACCTTGCTTCTCATGATAACGAAGAAACTACGGTTGTAGAATTAGACACTCAGGCCACCGATCATTACCGCACGCACTGGCCTTTCCTTCGTGACAGGAGGATCGACAGCTACCAGCCGATAACAAAACGTTATATTGACGGGGATTAA
- a CDS encoding glutamine synthetase III: protein MSTFRSHALQQTANRRPVKVEELDRKSIIFGSNVFNDKAMRQFLTPEAYKAVQSAVQHGTKIDRKLADYIAMGMKEWALAKGVTHYTHWFQPLTGATAEKHDAFFETSYDGSDPVEKFGGSQLVQQEPDASSFPNGGIRNTFEARGYTAWDPTSPAFIYGTTLCIPTVFVSYTGEALDYKTPLLRALSAVDEAATDVCRYFDKNVKKVTATLGWEQEYFLVDSALANSRPDITLTGRTLLGHASAKGQQLEDHYFGSIPTRVLNYMRDLENECMLLGIPVKTRHNEVAPNQFELAPIFEETNLAVDHNSLLMDVMQKVAERHDFKVLFHEKPFKGVNGSGKHNNWSLATDTGVNLLGPGKTPMSNLQFLTFFINTIKAVYTNEELMRASIATATNDHRLGANEAPPAIISVFIGEQLTKVLAELEGVSSGKLSPEEKTDLKLNVVGKIPDVLLDNTDRNRTSPFAFTGNKFEFRAVGSSANCANAMTIVNTIVAKQLKDFKKEVDALIDGKGMKKDDAIFNVLREYIKETKAILFEGDGYSEAWEQEAAKRGLSNFKTTPSALKAKVSAQSLALFEEMNVMNHVEAEARYEIELEEYTKKIQIEGRVLGDIARNHVIPTAIRYQNILIENVKGLKEIFGKDFENVAKEQIALIKEISGHIAGINSKVEEMTEARKNANNLGSAEEMAHAYCDTVKPYFDVIREHCDKLELLVDDEIWTLAKYRELLFTR from the coding sequence ATGTCAACATTCCGTTCTCATGCCCTGCAACAAACCGCCAACAGAAGGCCGGTTAAAGTAGAAGAGCTCGACAGAAAATCAATCATTTTTGGAAGTAATGTGTTCAATGACAAGGCGATGCGTCAGTTTTTGACACCGGAAGCCTACAAGGCGGTGCAAAGCGCAGTGCAGCACGGAACTAAAATAGACCGTAAACTTGCCGATTATATTGCAATGGGTATGAAAGAATGGGCGCTTGCCAAGGGTGTTACCCACTATACCCACTGGTTCCAGCCGCTTACAGGCGCTACCGCAGAAAAGCACGATGCCTTCTTTGAAACTTCTTATGACGGTTCTGACCCGGTAGAGAAATTCGGCGGAAGCCAGCTTGTACAACAGGAACCGGATGCATCCAGCTTCCCGAACGGCGGTATCAGGAATACTTTCGAGGCGCGCGGCTATACCGCATGGGACCCAACATCACCTGCGTTTATATATGGTACTACATTGTGTATCCCTACGGTATTCGTATCGTACACCGGGGAAGCACTCGATTATAAGACACCTTTATTAAGGGCGCTTTCTGCCGTTGATGAAGCGGCTACCGATGTATGCCGCTATTTCGACAAGAACGTTAAGAAAGTTACCGCTACCCTCGGATGGGAACAGGAATATTTCCTTGTGGATTCGGCGCTTGCCAATTCAAGGCCGGATATTACTCTTACAGGCCGTACGCTTCTTGGGCATGCTTCCGCAAAAGGGCAGCAGTTAGAAGATCACTATTTCGGTTCTATCCCAACACGTGTACTTAATTATATGAGGGACCTTGAGAACGAGTGTATGCTTTTGGGCATCCCGGTAAAGACGCGCCACAACGAGGTTGCTCCCAACCAGTTTGAGCTTGCACCAATATTCGAAGAGACCAACCTTGCAGTTGACCATAACTCTTTATTGATGGACGTGATGCAGAAAGTTGCAGAGCGCCACGACTTTAAAGTGCTTTTCCATGAAAAGCCTTTCAAAGGGGTGAACGGTTCGGGTAAGCACAACAACTGGTCGCTGGCTACTGATACCGGTGTGAACCTTTTAGGCCCGGGCAAAACGCCAATGAGCAACCTGCAGTTCCTTACGTTCTTCATCAATACCATCAAGGCGGTATATACTAATGAGGAGCTGATGAGGGCTTCTATCGCTACAGCTACGAACGACCACAGGCTTGGTGCCAACGAAGCACCGCCGGCAATCATATCGGTGTTTATCGGAGAGCAGCTTACCAAAGTGCTTGCAGAGCTTGAAGGCGTATCGTCAGGCAAGCTTTCACCTGAAGAGAAAACCGACCTTAAACTGAATGTAGTAGGCAAAATCCCGGATGTATTGCTGGATAATACCGACAGGAACAGGACTTCGCCATTTGCGTTCACCGGAAATAAATTCGAGTTCAGGGCAGTAGGATCGAGCGCTAACTGCGCCAACGCCATGACCATCGTTAATACCATTGTTGCCAAGCAGCTAAAGGACTTCAAAAAAGAAGTGGATGCGCTTATCGATGGCAAAGGCATGAAGAAAGACGATGCGATATTTAATGTGTTAAGGGAATACATCAAGGAAACCAAAGCTATCCTTTTTGAGGGCGACGGTTATAGCGAAGCATGGGAACAGGAAGCGGCAAAACGCGGCCTGAGCAACTTCAAGACTACACCATCTGCACTGAAGGCAAAAGTATCAGCACAGTCGCTTGCTTTGTTCGAGGAAATGAACGTAATGAACCATGTTGAGGCAGAAGCCCGTTATGAGATAGAGCTTGAAGAGTACACTAAAAAGATTCAGATTGAAGGCAGGGTATTGGGCGATATCGCGCGCAATCACGTGATCCCTACAGCTATCCGCTACCAAAACATCCTTATTGAGAACGTAAAAGGCCTTAAGGAGATATTTGGTAAAGATTTTGAAAATGTAGCTAAGGAACAGATAGCGCTTATCAAAGAGATATCGGGACACATCGCCGGCATCAACTCTAAGGTGGAGGAAATGACCGAAGCCCGCAAAAATGCTAATAACCTGGGCAGCGCTGAAGAAATGGCACACGCTTACTGCGATACCGTAAAGCCATACTTCGATGTGATCAGGGAGCATTGCGATAAGCTGGAGCTCCTTGTTGACGATGAAATTTGGACACTGGCTAAATACAGGGAATTATTATTCACACGATAA
- a CDS encoding YtxH domain-containing protein has translation MKNKKMIVGIAVGAAILAGAAVLIARRRSQRNFQAQVDEAKENFSGKLQELKRKAQKEYRNSSSEVKDAVNGAKDRANEWVNKARA, from the coding sequence ATGAAAAATAAAAAGATGATCGTGGGCATTGCTGTAGGAGCAGCAATTCTTGCGGGAGCAGCAGTGCTAATTGCACGCAGAAGGTCACAGAGAAACTTTCAGGCACAGGTTGATGAAGCCAAAGAAAACTTTAGCGGAAAGCTTCAGGAGCTTAAGCGCAAAGCACAGAAAGAGTACAGGAATTCATCATCCGAAGTTAAGGATGCAGTAAACGGCGCCAAAGACAGGGCCAATGAATGGGTTAACAAAGCCCGTGCTTAA
- a CDS encoding PAS domain S-box protein: MEKNYNYPFLQGGGEMGELTRSFDWASTPVGPVSQWPVSLRNTVGMILSSKFPMFLFWGSEHIQFYNDAYRPSLGDNGKHPHALGQRGIECWPEIWDTIFPLIQNVRENGISAWHEDLLLPIHRNGRMEDVYWTFSYSAVMDDTGNIEGVLVICTETTDKIINIRHLEESKDQLEFAIDATELGTWDLNPATGKFTGNKRLKEWFGLKPHDEIPLESATNIIAEKDRERVVAAIQRALEHDSGGKYNIEYTIVNPKTKAERLVKAKGRAWFNEDDVAYRFNGTLQDISENRRAQEEVAEAHQLADIAIKSAGMGLFRVDLITGEINYSPMFAYILTGDINKHVISRKDFIKYIHPDDLADRAKALEEGKRNNEFYYSPRVIWDDGSVHRMVVTGANTFDADGNLVSFSGTVSDVSVLENQRIALEKAENLRRDSDAMFRHVTNSSPVGLWLSDTNGKMTYVNKILSEWTGFSFPELLDDGWISAIIEEDRKRVAATFEEAVGQQIHYDILFRLQKVSGNVAWCRAAGDPYYNEDGSYAGYAGYCMDIDEIIEGRKALTQSEERFRAMIEQAPVATCLFTGPDMRIEVANQIMIDYWGKDRSVMGKPLAEALPELKGQPFLDILDRIYATGITHSEIEAFAQLEVNGVLTDYYFDYTYKPLFDANGKVYGIMDMAVDVTDRVITQQKIDESRKQLLDSFEESPVGIAIIDKEGLTFSMANTFYGELVGRKPNEIIGKPLLDALPEIKGQGFDLLLENVMATGVAYIAKEVSVELVRNNILETIYVDLAYQPMHTSDKKVNRILVVATDVTQQIRARKKIENAEAALRGAIELAELATWRYNIKENTFSYSQRFMDWLGFSEDTKGIDEAYNPLPEDYVEMVDHRIKAAIAPGSSGLYENEHPIINRQTGQVRIIHAQAQVSYDTEGNPRYLSGSAQDVTKERKLQQQLEFEVKERTEELRAANAELADANNALQQNNEELNQFAYIASHDLQEPVRKISIFSKMLEESLGQIEERPKNYLTKINNSADRMSNLIRDILSYSQLSKDNDLFAFVNLEDIARDTITDFELTIAQTSATINCDGLPVIEAIPLQMSQLFGNLISNSLKYVRPGVAPVISVAATLLPPGEARFTHSDDNAGYYRIEFRDNGIGFEQEYAERIFHIFQRLHGKSEYTGTGIGLAICKKIVQNHHGHIEAAPAEGGGALFTVYLPEKQHVRL; this comes from the coding sequence TTGGAAAAGAATTATAATTATCCGTTCCTGCAGGGAGGCGGGGAAATGGGAGAACTTACACGCAGTTTCGACTGGGCCTCTACACCTGTGGGTCCTGTTTCCCAATGGCCTGTAAGCCTCAGGAATACTGTGGGTATGATACTCTCTTCCAAATTCCCCATGTTCCTTTTCTGGGGCAGCGAGCATATACAGTTCTATAACGATGCCTACCGCCCGAGCCTTGGCGATAACGGCAAACATCCGCATGCCCTGGGGCAGAGAGGGATTGAATGCTGGCCCGAAATATGGGACACTATTTTCCCGCTGATACAAAATGTACGCGAAAACGGCATTAGCGCCTGGCATGAGGACCTCCTGCTACCCATACACCGTAATGGGCGTATGGAGGATGTTTACTGGACCTTCAGCTACAGTGCCGTGATGGACGACACAGGAAATATTGAGGGCGTATTGGTAATCTGTACCGAAACTACCGACAAGATCATTAACATCCGCCATTTAGAAGAAAGTAAAGACCAGCTCGAATTTGCCATTGATGCTACCGAGCTGGGTACCTGGGACCTGAACCCGGCTACGGGAAAATTTACAGGAAATAAAAGGCTGAAAGAATGGTTCGGGCTAAAGCCTCATGACGAAATACCTTTGGAGTCGGCCACCAATATAATTGCCGAAAAAGACCGCGAACGGGTGGTCGCCGCTATTCAACGGGCTCTTGAGCATGATTCGGGTGGAAAATATAATATTGAATATACCATAGTAAATCCAAAAACGAAAGCCGAGCGCCTGGTAAAAGCAAAAGGGCGTGCGTGGTTTAACGAAGACGATGTTGCCTACCGCTTTAACGGGACATTACAGGACATCAGCGAAAACCGCCGCGCACAGGAAGAAGTAGCGGAAGCCCACCAGCTGGCCGATATTGCCATAAAAAGCGCCGGTATGGGGCTGTTCAGGGTAGACCTCATTACAGGCGAGATTAACTACTCCCCTATGTTTGCCTATATTCTTACAGGCGACATCAATAAGCACGTGATATCACGAAAGGATTTCATTAAATATATTCATCCTGACGATCTTGCCGACAGGGCAAAAGCCCTTGAAGAAGGTAAAAGAAACAATGAGTTTTACTATTCACCACGTGTAATATGGGATGACGGCTCCGTACACCGGATGGTTGTAACCGGAGCCAATACTTTTGATGCCGATGGCAATCTGGTTTCTTTTTCGGGTACGGTAAGCGATGTTTCGGTTCTTGAAAACCAGCGTATAGCCCTCGAAAAAGCAGAAAACCTTAGGCGTGACAGCGACGCAATGTTCCGTCATGTGACCAATAGTTCGCCGGTTGGCCTTTGGCTTTCGGATACAAACGGCAAGATGACTTATGTGAATAAGATACTTTCTGAATGGACGGGCTTTTCGTTCCCTGAGTTGCTGGACGATGGCTGGATAAGCGCCATTATCGAGGAAGACAGGAAACGCGTAGCCGCAACATTCGAAGAAGCCGTTGGACAGCAAATACATTACGATATACTTTTCAGGCTGCAGAAAGTAAGTGGAAACGTTGCCTGGTGCCGTGCCGCGGGTGACCCTTATTATAATGAAGACGGAAGCTATGCAGGGTATGCAGGGTATTGCATGGATATTGATGAAATCATTGAAGGCAGGAAGGCGCTTACGCAAAGTGAAGAACGCTTCAGGGCAATGATCGAGCAGGCGCCTGTAGCTACCTGCTTATTCACCGGGCCTGATATGAGGATCGAGGTAGCTAATCAGATCATGATAGATTACTGGGGCAAAGACAGATCTGTGATGGGCAAACCGCTGGCAGAAGCTTTACCTGAACTTAAAGGGCAGCCGTTCCTGGATATCCTCGACCGAATTTATGCTACGGGGATAACGCACTCTGAAATTGAAGCCTTTGCCCAATTGGAGGTGAATGGCGTTTTAACCGATTATTATTTTGATTACACCTACAAACCATTGTTCGATGCCAACGGTAAAGTATATGGCATTATGGATATGGCTGTAGATGTTACCGACCGTGTAATTACCCAGCAAAAAATAGATGAAAGCCGCAAACAGCTGCTCGACTCATTTGAAGAATCGCCTGTAGGAATCGCCATCATTGATAAAGAAGGGCTTACCTTTAGCATGGCAAATACTTTTTATGGCGAGCTTGTGGGCAGGAAACCGAATGAGATAATCGGGAAGCCCTTACTTGATGCATTGCCAGAAATAAAAGGCCAGGGCTTTGACTTGCTGCTTGAAAATGTCATGGCTACGGGGGTGGCATATATCGCTAAAGAAGTATCGGTTGAACTGGTGCGCAATAATATACTGGAAACCATTTATGTAGACCTTGCCTATCAGCCAATGCATACCAGCGATAAAAAGGTGAACCGTATTCTTGTCGTCGCCACGGATGTGACCCAGCAGATACGGGCAAGAAAGAAAATAGAGAATGCCGAAGCTGCGCTAAGAGGCGCAATCGAACTGGCTGAACTGGCTACCTGGAGATACAACATCAAAGAAAACACCTTCAGCTATTCCCAGAGGTTTATGGACTGGCTTGGATTCTCTGAAGATACTAAAGGTATTGACGAAGCCTATAACCCGCTACCTGAAGACTATGTAGAGATGGTAGACCATAGGATAAAGGCGGCTATAGCACCGGGTTCATCCGGGCTTTACGAAAATGAGCATCCTATTATTAACCGCCAGACAGGCCAGGTGCGGATTATCCATGCACAGGCACAGGTTTCGTATGATACGGAAGGCAATCCGAGGTACCTGAGCGGCAGCGCGCAGGATGTTACTAAAGAGCGCAAGCTACAGCAGCAGCTTGAGTTTGAAGTAAAAGAGCGTACCGAAGAACTGCGGGCCGCGAATGCCGAACTGGCAGATGCCAATAACGCACTGCAGCAGAATAATGAGGAGCTTAACCAGTTTGCCTACATCGCTTCGCACGATTTGCAGGAGCCTGTGCGAAAAATCAGTATTTTCTCCAAAATGTTGGAAGAAAGCCTGGGGCAGATTGAAGAACGCCCGAAAAATTACCTTACAAAAATCAACAACTCTGCAGACAGGATGAGCAATCTCATTCGCGATATACTGAGCTACTCGCAGTTGTCTAAGGATAACGACCTTTTTGCTTTTGTTAATTTAGAGGATATTGCGCGCGACACCATTACCGACTTTGAACTGACCATAGCACAAACTTCCGCTACTATAAATTGTGACGGCCTCCCCGTTATTGAAGCGATCCCCTTACAGATGTCGCAGCTTTTCGGGAACCTTATATCCAACTCGCTCAAATATGTGCGGCCCGGTGTGGCGCCGGTTATCAGTGTAGCTGCAACATTATTGCCTCCCGGCGAAGCCCGTTTTACCCACAGCGACGATAATGCAGGGTATTACAGGATTGAGTTCAGGGATAATGGCATCGGATTTGAACAGGAATATGCCGAAAGGATATTCCATATCTTCCAGAGGCTGCACGGCAAAAGCGAATATACAGGCACCGGCATAGGGCTGGCCATCTGCAAAAAGATCGTACAGAACCACCACGGCCATATAGAGGCAGCCCCGGCTGAGGGAGGCGGCGCGCTGTTTACGGTTTACCTGCCGGAAAAGCAGCATGTGAGGCTCTAG
- a CDS encoding NADP-dependent glyceraldehyde-3-phosphate dehydrogenase, with amino-acid sequence MDTNTRFENIFVAENQIPEEFQLPELHQKEYLLNGEIVHWDGPVNEVWSPVCIPGPDGLKRKLVGTYPDTSPKEAMQALDAALAAYDNGMGEWPSMSVEKRIECMQNFVYLMIKQRSLIIKLLMWEIGKSLADSTKEFDRTVDYINATIDALKDLDRESSRFQEAEGTIAQTRRLPLGVVLSMGPFNYPLNEIFTTLIPALIMGNTILFKLPKHGILAHYPLLEAFKEAFPKGAVNTLYGKGSEIIPPLMESGKINVLAFIGSSKVANGLKKQHPKVNRLRAILSLDAKNAAIVTNNADLDVAVSECIAGSLSFNGQRCTALKLIFVQEGVADEFVKKLSEAVSALKPGLPWDKDVKVTPLPEADKPAYLKECIEDAAAKGAKVMNEGGGYMNVSFVFPAVVYPVDDSMKLYHEEQFGPVVPVVRFKSIEEPIQYQVDASHGMQVSIFSNDAAEVASLIDPFVGLVSRVNINCQAQRGPDVFPFTGRKDSAEGTLSVFDALRSFSIRSLVAAKVTDANKELLNKIVRDHESGFLSTDYIF; translated from the coding sequence ATGGATACCAATACGCGTTTTGAAAATATTTTTGTTGCCGAAAACCAAATCCCCGAAGAATTCCAACTGCCCGAATTACACCAGAAAGAATACCTGCTCAATGGCGAAATAGTTCATTGGGACGGGCCTGTAAACGAAGTATGGTCGCCTGTGTGCATCCCCGGTCCCGACGGGCTCAAACGGAAGCTTGTAGGTACTTATCCCGACACATCTCCGAAAGAAGCCATGCAGGCACTCGATGCTGCGCTTGCCGCCTATGATAACGGAATGGGGGAGTGGCCTTCCATGAGTGTTGAAAAGCGCATTGAGTGCATGCAGAATTTTGTCTACCTGATGATAAAACAGCGCTCACTTATCATTAAGCTGCTGATGTGGGAAATAGGCAAATCACTGGCCGATTCCACTAAAGAATTCGACCGTACTGTTGATTATATTAATGCTACTATAGATGCACTCAAAGACCTTGACCGTGAATCTTCACGCTTCCAGGAAGCAGAGGGTACCATTGCCCAAACCCGCCGCCTGCCGCTTGGCGTGGTGCTGAGTATGGGGCCTTTCAACTATCCGCTCAATGAGATATTTACCACGCTGATACCGGCCCTCATAATGGGCAACACCATATTGTTCAAGTTGCCGAAGCACGGTATCCTGGCCCACTATCCTTTGCTTGAAGCCTTTAAGGAAGCTTTCCCTAAAGGCGCTGTCAATACGCTTTACGGCAAAGGATCGGAAATCATCCCGCCATTAATGGAAAGCGGTAAGATCAATGTGCTGGCGTTTATTGGTTCCAGCAAAGTGGCTAACGGACTGAAAAAACAACACCCGAAAGTGAACAGGCTGCGTGCCATATTGAGCCTGGATGCCAAGAATGCTGCTATCGTGACCAATAATGCGGACCTCGATGTAGCAGTAAGCGAATGCATTGCAGGGTCTTTATCTTTTAATGGGCAACGCTGTACCGCACTCAAGCTGATCTTTGTGCAGGAAGGTGTGGCTGATGAATTTGTGAAGAAACTGAGTGAAGCTGTATCGGCCCTGAAGCCCGGCCTGCCTTGGGATAAGGATGTAAAAGTAACCCCGCTGCCCGAAGCAGACAAACCTGCTTACCTTAAAGAATGTATAGAAGATGCTGCGGCAAAAGGCGCTAAAGTAATGAATGAAGGCGGCGGCTACATGAATGTTTCTTTTGTTTTTCCTGCGGTTGTATATCCTGTAGATGACAGTATGAAGCTGTACCATGAAGAGCAGTTTGGCCCTGTGGTGCCGGTAGTACGTTTCAAATCCATCGAGGAGCCTATACAATACCAGGTCGATGCATCGCACGGTATGCAGGTGAGTATCTTTAGCAATGATGCGGCAGAAGTCGCCAGCCTTATCGACCCGTTTGTAGGCCTTGTCAGCAGGGTGAATATCAACTGCCAGGCACAGCGTGGCCCGGATGTTTTCCCGTTCACAGGAAGGAAAGACAGCGCCGAGGGTACACTATCGGTATTCGATGCGCTGCGTTCGTTCTCCATCAGGTCGCTTGTGGCTGCAAAAGTTACCGATGCCAATAAAGAGTTGCTTAATAAGATAGTGCGTGACCACGAATCGGGCTTTTTAAGTACTGATTATATTTTTTAA